The Paenibacillus sp. FSL R7-0345 DNA segment GCAGCGTCAAATCGTACAGCTTGTTCGGGTACTCCTTCGTATCCTTAACCTCATAGGAAGCAATCCGGCCGGGTTTGCCCTTGACCTTGGCAGCCAGTGCATCGGCCTTCTCCTTGTCAGTCAGGCGGTCGCCCTGCCACATGCCTTTATAGACAACCTCATTTTGCGTAAAATGACCCTCGACCTCAAAAAACTTCAGCGACGAAAACGCCTCAATCGTCTTTTGGCGGTCATAGATCAGCGCAAGCACGGGCGTCTGCACCCGGCCAACGGACAGCAGCACATTATGCTTCGTTGTAAAAGCGCGTGAGCCGTTCATTCCGATCAGCCAGTCTGCTTCACTGCGCGCTCTGGCCGCTTTGGTCAGATTCTCATACTCCGAGCCGTCCTTCAGCTCCTGGAAGCCTTTGCGGATCGTCTCCGGCGTCAGGTCGGAAATCCACAGCCGCTTAACCGGCTGGCTAAGCTTAAGATGGCGCTGAATCAGTGAAAAAATATGCTGCCCCTCCCGCCCCGCGTCACAGGAATTCACCAGCAGGTCACTGCGTTTAGCCAGTTCTCCAATCACTTTCAGCTGGTCAACAGTACGGGCATTCGGCACCAGCTTGAACTGGTCAGGAATAATCGGCAAATCGTTAATGTTCCACTTTTTGTATTTGTCATCATAAGCATCCGGTTCGGCGAGTCCGATCAGATGACCGATTGCCCAGGTGATGATGTACTGCTCCCCTTCTAAATAGGAGCGGTGATTTTTGGCCTTCGGTTCTATTGCGGCGGCGATATTCCGTCCCATGTCCGGTTTCTCCGCAATAATGAGTGTTTTCAAAAATATCGCTCCTTACCTTTCATTGTTCCAAAACACGTCCAGTTTATTATTATACCACTAAATAACCCGCATTTTCACGTATTGACCGGAAGTTTCACATCTGTTCTCTCTTCCGGAAAAATATACAGTTTAACACAGGAGCATCGTCCGGAAGTCCAAGAAAGTAAAACAAGCTTCTCATATATTATATGAAAGGAGGTGAAGTCTGATATGACCATCCAGTTTGTTGATTTACGTATTTCGAATCAGGCGGCGTCCGATGCGACACCTGCAGTCATTCCTTTGGCGGCGACTCCGCTCGTCTTTGGTGATATCGGCATTCAGACCGCAGGTGTGCTGCCGGCTAACACCGGCAATGTCCGCGTCCTGCTGTCAGGCTATGTGAAAACAGAAAATAACCCGTTGTTTAACCAGAATACACTACGGGTCCGCAGGAACGGAACCATTATCTTCACAACAACCTTCGGTGTTGCCATCAGCAGAGAGAATGAAGCATTTGGCTTCACGGCAGTTGATAACCCACCAGCTGTTGATGTATTGGCCGGCCAGATTCAATATACGGCTGAAATTTTCACCCTGGCTGCAGTTACTGATCCTTTCAACAACGTGCAGGCCAGAAACTTCAGCGGAATTGCCTCAGCAGGCGATTTCTCCGGCTAAACGGCAATCCCCCGCCAATCAGCAAAATTGGCAGGGGATTTTTAAATGTTAAGCTTTATTCAGCAGCTCTTCCGCCTCATTAATCTCTTCACGCAGCAGTCCAAGCATAAGATCATCGTAATACTGGCCGTTCATATAAATGCTTCTGCGGCGTAGGCCTTCCTGTACAAAGCCCAGCTTAAGGTGAAGTATTGGGCCGGGACTCCTTTATCTCTTTCCCCCCGCAACCCGTGAAACCGCCTCCGCGCTGGTGATAACCTCCTTCGTACCACTCTTCCGGTCCCAGTACTCAACCTTATCTTCGCCAGCTGACTTGCCGACGACCAGCACGACCGGAATGCCGATCAATCCGGCGTCCTTGAATTTCACCCCTGCCCGTTCATCCCTATCATCCAGCAAAGAGCTGATACCTGCCCCGTTCAGTTCCGTATATAAGGATTCAGCCAGCAAGGCCTGCTCCTGATCCTTAACGGTCATTTGAAGAATGTGTACACGATATGGCGCGAGCTCCTCGGGCCAGAGCAGGCCTTCATCGTCATGGCTTTGTTCGGCGACCGCTGCCAGCAGCCGGGAGACGCCAATGCCGTAACAGCCCATAATCATCGGTTTGTTTTGGCCGGAGGCATCCAGGTAGACTGCGCCGAGCTTCTCGCTGTACCTTGTACCCAGCTTAAAGATATGGCCGATCTCGATTCCTTTATGAAAATGGTACACGCCCTTTCCGCATTTTGGACAAGACTCGCCTTCGGCAGCATTTCGGATATCCGCCACCTGCTCCAGCTGAAAATCACGCCCAGGCACTACATTGCGCAGATGGTAGTCTTTTTCCCCCGCGCCTGCAATCCCGCTTTTCATAGCTGCTACAGTCTTGTCAATGATCAGCGGCAGCTGCAGGCCGACGGGTCCGACATATCCGCTCTCTACACCGGCAGCCTGCCTGACGGCTTCATAATCTGCGAGGGATACCCCGGCAACACCCGCCGCGGCCGCCAGCTTGAGCTCATTCACCTCATGATCCCCGCGGACCAGGACGGCAAAAAGATTACCCTCACCGCTATAAATCAACGTCTTGATAATGCGCTCTGGCGCAATCTGCTGCTGATCCTCCAGCTGGTCAATCGTCCGCAGCCCCGGTGTGTAGAATTTCACTACAGCCGGCTGGCTGGTCTGATCCTCGGCGGCATCGCTTAACATTCCCCCAGCCGCAGCTTCCTCCAGATTAGCAGCATAATCGCAGCTCGAGCACACAGCCAGTGTATCCTCACCAATATCCGCAAGCGCCATAAATTCGTGATTTCCGCCCTCACCGCCCATTGCCCCGGCATTTGCCTGAACTGCCTTGAAGTTCAGCCCGCAGCGGGCAAAGATCCGTCCATAAGCTGTGAACATCCGGCTGTAAACCGTGTCCAGCCCTTCCCAGCCTGTGTCAAAGGAATAAGCATCCTTCATCAGGAACTCCCTGCCCCGCAGCAGGCCGGAGCGCGGACGGCGTTCATCGCGGAACTTGGTCTGAATCTGATACAGCGTAACAGGCAGCTTACGGTAGGAGCTGATCTCTCCCCGGACCAGCGCAGTGACCGCTTCTTCATGAGTCGGGCCGAGTACAAACTGGCGTTCATGGCGGTCCGTGAGGGTCATCAGATCCTTACCGTAAGGCTCGAATCGCCCCGACTCCTTCCACAGCTCAGCTGGCAGCAAAGATGGCAGCAGTACCTCCTGAGCTCCGGCGGCATCCATTTCCTCACGGACAATATGCTCAATATTGCGCAGCACCCGGCGGCCCAGCGGCAGATAGCTATATATTCCTGCAGCGAGCATACGGATATAGCCGGCACGCAGCAGCAGCTGGTGGCTTGCTGTCTCCGCATCCGCAGGGGCATCGCGAAGTGTGGTCAGTAAAATTTGGCTTTGGCGCATTGACGTCATCTCCTCAGATTAGTTGAAACGCAAAAAAGACGCATCCGTCAGGGACGAATGCATCGTGTTACCACCCTTTTTCAACCACCGGGCTTTTGCCTGGCAGTCCTCAATCCGGATAACGGCCGGTGCCGGCAGCAAACGAAGGCTTACCTCCATTGCTGCAGCTTTCAAGGCAGGGTGTGTTCCCGTCGCGGCTCGGAGGACCTTTCAGCCGGTGAATCCTCTCTCTGTTCTAGCGATATGTGGGTACGCAGATCCTTGGTCAACGCTGCTGCGTTATTGAATTGTTATTTAATTTATACGAAATTCCATAATGCGTCAAGCCTGTCATAATATTGCCACCAAATCAGCCTTTTTCTCTTAATCTGATGTAGGCTTATAGACGAATCTGCCCTTTTTGTAAATTAAATATTCATGAAAACTGAAGTTTCATATGAAATTTTCCTGAAAATAAACCGAAATATATGAATAGAGCATTTCATGAGGAAACTGCCATCCTGTCAGGGCCTCTATGCATATGCATTCAAGGGGGAGTCATAGCCATGTTCACCAAATTCAAAAACGCAGCTCAAAATCTAACATCCCGTTCTCTGCAGCGGAAAATGCTCTTGATTTTTACCGTCATGCTTGTTATTCCGGTTGTGCTGGTAAGCTACTTTTCCTACAACAGCTCCAGCAGACAGCTAGAACTCAAAATGCAGGAGTCCATGCACACAAGTGTAGATTTGCTGGCTGCAGGGATTAACGAATCGGTTACTGCCGCCAAACAGAATGTCTCACAGCTAAGCCAGCAGCTGACTTCTGCCGATCTCGATAATAAAAATGCTTCCACCCGTACATTGATTGAATTGTTTATAAAAGAGCATCCTGAGCTCGAGCTTTTTGTCGGCGGGAACGAGAACGGAGCCTGGATGAAGGCGCCCGACCCCGGCCCCCAGGATTACGATCCCCGTACACGTGACTGGTATAGTGCTGCACTCGGCAATCCCGGTGAAGTTACCCTTACAGACCCGACAGTATCTTTAACCACCGGCAATTATACGCTGTTCATTTCCGAAACACTCAAGGACGGCAATGGCGCCATTGCCACCACCTTTAATCTGAAGGCACTGAGTGACCGGATCAGCAGCAATAAGCTCGGTAAGGAGGGCTACTACTATGTTGTCGACCGCAATAATAAATTCGTATCCCATCCGGTGAAAAAAGCCGGGGAGGATATTGCCCCTTATGTCGCTGAGCTGCTGACAGAAGGGCAAGGGAATCTCGCCTACACCAATCCTGATACCGGGCTGGATATGAGCGGCTATTATACAACAGATCCTGTTACAGGCTTTACTGTCGTTGGGGTCATCAAAACCAAAGAATTCTCAGACGCTTCGATGCCGGTATTGTATAACGGTTTAATTGTTCTGGGTTGCGCGCTGGTAATCGCACTCTTCCTGATGTATTTCGTTGTACGGGCGATCTCGCGTCCAATCACCAGGCTGAACCAGTCTGCCCGCCGTGTAAGCGAAGGCTATCTGAATGAGCAGATTACGATAGACCGTGCCGATGAGATTGGAGAGCTGGCCAAGAACTATAATCTGATGGTGGAATCACTGCGGAATATCGTGACAGATATCTCGGAGACCTCCGGCCTGCTGGCCGCCTCCAGCGAGCAGCTGACCGCCACAACGGAAGAGAACGCCAAAGCCACCGCTTACGTGGCTGAGATGGTCCAGGATTCGTCTGCCGGAGCTGATACCCAGACAGCAGCTATGGTAGAGACATCCCGGGCAATGGAGGAAATGTCCGCCGGTATCACAAAAATTGCCGAGGCAGCTTCTTCTATCGTCAGCTCATCTGCAGATACTGAAGCAGACGTCTACAGCGGCAGCGAAAAAATCAGCCAGGTCAGCCGGCAGATGGATGCCATCCGCGAGTCTACGCACCTGTCCTCGGAGCTGATCGGCCAGTTAAACGGCCTGAATACCCAAGTGTCAGCAATGAGCAGTGCGATTGCCAATATTGCTGTACAGACCAATCTGCTGTCGCTGAATGCCGGAATTGAAGCTGCCCGCGCCGGCGAGCATGGCCGGGGCTTCGCGGTAGTGGCAACTGAAGTGCGGAAGCTGGCGGACCAGTCCAAGAACACTGCCGGTAATATTCAGGAGACGATTGAACAGATGACCGTCCTGATCGACCAGACCTATGAGGCCATCCATAACCGGGTATCGGCTGATGTGGATCTGGGGATCAAAGTAACAGAAGAAGCGAAAGCGGCATTTGCGAATATTGAACAGTCCACAGCCAGAATCAATGGTCAGATCCATGATATTTCCGCCGTGACGGAGCAGATGTCCGCCGGAGCCGAGGAAGTGGCCGCCTCCGTCGTCGAGATCTCCAATATCGCACGGACCACCTCTGATGCGTTCCAGAGCGTAACCGCCGCGACCCAGGAGCAGCTTGCGTCCATGGACGAGATCACCGCTTCCTCCGGTGAGCTGTCCAAGATGGCCTCTGACCTGCAGGTGAAGATCGAACGTTTTAAGCTGGAGGAATAGGCAGCCTGCCTATCCTACTCTGCATATATTAGATAGAGATGCCCTCCTATAACGGACTGGCATCTCTTAAATAAAAGCCGCCCCCCCAGCATTTGCTGGAAGGGCGGCTTTTATATGCTCTACATGATATAAATTAGACGAGAACGGTCGATCCCATCAGATATCTGTCAACTTCACGGGCAGCTGCGCGGCCTTCGTTAATTGCCCAGACTACCAGGCTCTGTCCGCGGCGCATATCGCCTGCGGCAAAGACTTTATCCACATTGGTGTTAAACTTGCCATAGCGGGCCTTCACATTGCTGCGGCGGTCTGTTTCCAGGTTCATCTCCTCAATGATACCCTGCTCCGGTCCGTCAAAACCGATCGCAATCAGCGCCAGCTGAGCCGGATAGACAGCTTCCGTACCCGGTACAGGCTGGTAAATTTTGCGGCCTGTCTCATCCACCATACGGCGGATTTGCACGGTGTGCACCTCCTTCAGGTTCCCCTCTTCATCACCGACGAACTTGGTCGTCATGATGGAGAATTCGCGCGGGTCATCCCCGAAGATCGCTTTGGCTTCCTGCTGTGCATAGTCAAGGGTGTAGACGTTCGGGAACTGCGGCCAAGGGTTAGCAATCGGGTCACGCTCGAGCGGCGCTTTGTCATGTGTCCCGAATTGGGTAATGCTATTGCAGCCATGGCGCAAAGAGGTCGCTACACAGTCGGAACCGGTATCCCCGCCGCCAAGTACAACAACATCTTTACCTGCTGCCGAGACAAAGTTGCCATCCTCCAGATTGGAGTTCAGGTAGCTCTTGATTGTGCCGGTCAGGTAATCCATCGCGTACATTACACCTTTCAGCTCACTGCCTTCAACATTAAACTGGCGTGCTTTGGTTGCCCCGCCGCACAGTACAACAGCATCATATTCATCCACGAGCTGCTGAGTCGGAATATCCTTACCGATCTCGGTATTTACTACAAAGGTGATACCTTCAGCAGCCAGCAGATCTACGCGGCGCTGAACGACGCGCTTATCAAGCTTCATTGTAGGAATACCATATGTCAACAAACCGCCGACGCGGTCACTGCGTTCGAATACAGTTACGGTATGTCCGGCTTTGTTCAGCTGCGCTGCAGCGGCAAGTCCGGCCGGTCCGGAGCCGACGATGGCCACTCTCTTGCCGGTGCGCTTCTCAGGCGGATTAGGAACTACCCAGCCTTCCTCAAAGCCTTTGTCCACGATGGCAAGCTCGATGGTCTTGATCGTAACCGGCTGGCCGATCAGGCCGACGGTACAGGAGCCTTCGCATGGTGCAGGACAGATGCTGCCTGTAAATTCCGGGAAGTTATTCGTCTTATGCAGACGCTCCAGCGCTTCCTTCCACAGACCGCGGTAAACCAGATTGTTCCATTCCGGAATCAGGTTGTGCACCGGGCAGCCAGATGTGCCGCCGGTCATATCAATGCCGGTATGGCAATAGGGGGTTCCGCAGTCCATGCAGCGCGCACCCTGTGTGCGGAGCTCGTCCTCGGTAAGGTGATGATGGAATTCTTCCCAGTCTTTAATGCGC contains these protein-coding regions:
- a CDS encoding proline--tRNA ligase; translation: MRQSQILLTTLRDAPADAETASHQLLLRAGYIRMLAAGIYSYLPLGRRVLRNIEHIVREEMDAAGAQEVLLPSLLPAELWKESGRFEPYGKDLMTLTDRHERQFVLGPTHEEAVTALVRGEISSYRKLPVTLYQIQTKFRDERRPRSGLLRGREFLMKDAYSFDTGWEGLDTVYSRMFTAYGRIFARCGLNFKAVQANAGAMGGEGGNHEFMALADIGEDTLAVCSSCDYAANLEEAAAGGMLSDAAEDQTSQPAVVKFYTPGLRTIDQLEDQQQIAPERIIKTLIYSGEGNLFAVLVRGDHEVNELKLAAAAGVAGVSLADYEAVRQAAGVESGYVGPVGLQLPLIIDKTVAAMKSGIAGAGEKDYHLRNVVPGRDFQLEQVADIRNAAEGESCPKCGKGVYHFHKGIEIGHIFKLGTRYSEKLGAVYLDASGQNKPMIMGCYGIGVSRLLAAVAEQSHDDEGLLWPEELAPYRVHILQMTVKDQEQALLAESLYTELNGAGISSLLDDRDERAGVKFKDAGLIGIPVVLVVGKSAGEDKVEYWDRKSGTKEVITSAEAVSRVAGGKR
- a CDS encoding methyl-accepting chemotaxis protein, with the protein product MLVIPVVLVSYFSYNSSSRQLELKMQESMHTSVDLLAAGINESVTAAKQNVSQLSQQLTSADLDNKNASTRTLIELFIKEHPELELFVGGNENGAWMKAPDPGPQDYDPRTRDWYSAALGNPGEVTLTDPTVSLTTGNYTLFISETLKDGNGAIATTFNLKALSDRISSNKLGKEGYYYVVDRNNKFVSHPVKKAGEDIAPYVAELLTEGQGNLAYTNPDTGLDMSGYYTTDPVTGFTVVGVIKTKEFSDASMPVLYNGLIVLGCALVIALFLMYFVVRAISRPITRLNQSARRVSEGYLNEQITIDRADEIGELAKNYNLMVESLRNIVTDISETSGLLAASSEQLTATTEENAKATAYVAEMVQDSSAGADTQTAAMVETSRAMEEMSAGITKIAEAASSIVSSSADTEADVYSGSEKISQVSRQMDAIRESTHLSSELIGQLNGLNTQVSAMSSAIANIAVQTNLLSLNAGIEAARAGEHGRGFAVVATEVRKLADQSKNTAGNIQETIEQMTVLIDQTYEAIHNRVSADVDLGIKVTEEAKAAFANIEQSTARINGQIHDISAVTEQMSAGAEEVAASVVEISNIARTTSDAFQSVTAATQEQLASMDEITASSGELSKMASDLQVKIERFKLEE
- a CDS encoding glutamate synthase subunit beta — translated: MSTPTGFMEYKRQLPGDRDPEQRIKDWEEFHHHLTEDELRTQGARCMDCGTPYCHTGIDMTGGTSGCPVHNLIPEWNNLVYRGLWKEALERLHKTNNFPEFTGSICPAPCEGSCTVGLIGQPVTIKTIELAIVDKGFEEGWVVPNPPEKRTGKRVAIVGSGPAGLAAAAQLNKAGHTVTVFERSDRVGGLLTYGIPTMKLDKRVVQRRVDLLAAEGITFVVNTEIGKDIPTQQLVDEYDAVVLCGGATKARQFNVEGSELKGVMYAMDYLTGTIKSYLNSNLEDGNFVSAAGKDVVVLGGGDTGSDCVATSLRHGCNSITQFGTHDKAPLERDPIANPWPQFPNVYTLDYAQQEAKAIFGDDPREFSIMTTKFVGDEEGNLKEVHTVQIRRMVDETGRKIYQPVPGTEAVYPAQLALIAIGFDGPEQGIIEEMNLETDRRSNVKARYGKFNTNVDKVFAAGDMRRGQSLVVWAINEGRAAAREVDRYLMGSTVLV